The Glycine max cultivar Williams 82 chromosome 3, Glycine_max_v4.0, whole genome shotgun sequence sequence ttaaaatgttgattGAGTGAGTTTGGGtgtttcctaattttttttaaaaataaattaaagatagtTCAACTAGTAATTCTAGCCATGGACGAATCCAattcatgaataattttttagatttatgcTTCATTCtcatcatttctttttttatctttttttattttgaaatctaATGAATAAGATTAGTTActcattattatcattaaatcttaaaaaaataaatggaagaaTTACTTTTAGAATAAATAGATCTCTCCTCTcactatatatttaaaatccAATATATAATCTCTGATATAagtatgttatatttatttattaaggtAAAACGTTTTTTTATCTCTGAACATcaaaacttatatataatttctaagCTTCTTGTTCGTTTTTGAGTCTAAATTGTCATTGCAGATCTCTTGGTTTATTTTGGAAAAGGTTACACGGGGAActaggaagcaaaattctactggttatgtatatatatatataaaaaaaactcaaattaaaCTGACTTTCTTGCAATATATAGCAGATTCAGACATTTTCTCCCTCTATTTAGTAGTATTTATGAACCATATAGATAGAAGATGTATAGTGCTGAGTGCTCTAATGTTAAATTTGGTGTTCTCTCAACACTCAAAGCAATTTATTTCTAGGAAGGGACTTACGACgatatatagttatatactaattaaatgaaatatattttaaaaaaaagaatttaagaatatatttaccaattaaaaaatgcacaaaataaaaattattaaaataaatatatatttgtttttatttttacgtGGCTATAAGCCAATCCCAGGACCTAAACCGTTTAGGGAACATCCTTTGAAATAACAAACCAAAAATAACCAATGATTTAACGCAATTAAGGATTTGTCATCAACGTCCAACAGCATCTTTGGCTCAAAGTTTGTTGATATTGATTAGCCTTTGCCCCCTCGTGGCTAaagttccttttttttcccCCCACATTTCTATCACCGGCATAACACATTAGCCTTTTACAGCGTCTTCAATTCTCTTGATCctaatttccattttttttgtcacaatTGTTGCTTTCCGTATATTCTCCTCCTCCTTATCTCTATTTAAATCTGTCTATTACAATTTGAAAGCGATGGATCAAGGAGAGCTTGCACGAGTTTTTCAAATGTTTGATCGAAATGGGGATGGCCGTATCACGCGAAAAGAGCTTAGTGACTCCTTAAAAAACCTTGGAATCACCATCTTGGAGCAAGATTTGAGCCTAATGATCGAGAAGATCGACGTAAATGGAGATGGGTTCGTTGACATGGACGAGTTTGGCGAATTATACCAAACAATAATGGACGAGAAAGACGAGGAGGAGGATATGAAGGAGGCATTCAATGTGTTTGATCAAAATGGAGATGGGTTCATCACGGGAGAAGAATTGAGCGCGGTGTTGTGTTCTTTAGGCCTAAAGCATgggaaaaccatagaggattgCAAAAGCATGATCAAGAAAGTGGACGTGGATGGTGATGGAATGGTTAACTACAGAGAGTTTAAGCAAATGATGAAGGCTGGGGGGTTTGCTGCGGCTTCGTTAAGTTGATGCATGCATGGCT is a genomic window containing:
- the LOC100798114 gene encoding calmodulin-like protein 3; the protein is MDQGELARVFQMFDRNGDGRITRKELSDSLKNLGITILEQDLSLMIEKIDVNGDGFVDMDEFGELYQTIMDEKDEEEDMKEAFNVFDQNGDGFITGEELSAVLCSLGLKHGKTIEDCKSMIKKVDVDGDGMVNYREFKQMMKAGGFAAASLS